One segment of Halococcus saccharolyticus DSM 5350 DNA contains the following:
- a CDS encoding cobalamin B12-binding domain-containing protein: MSAGQTQQPIRCLVAKVGLDGHDRGAHVIARAFRDAGFEVVYSGLHRSPDEVVQAAVQEDVDVLGISILSGAHNTLVPKILDGLDEYDALDDTLVLVGGIVPDKDKDDLEEQGVSAIFGPGASMEDTIEFVRENAPER; this comes from the coding sequence ATGAGTGCGGGGCAGACACAGCAACCGATCCGATGTCTCGTCGCCAAGGTGGGTCTCGACGGCCACGACCGCGGCGCACACGTCATCGCGCGAGCGTTCCGCGACGCGGGCTTCGAGGTAGTGTACTCGGGGCTGCATCGCTCGCCCGACGAGGTAGTCCAGGCCGCGGTCCAAGAGGACGTCGACGTGCTCGGGATCTCGATCCTCTCGGGCGCACACAACACCCTCGTCCCCAAGATCTTGGACGGCCTCGACGAGTACGACGCCCTCGACGATACCCTGGTACTGGTCGGTGGGATCGTGCCCGACAAGGACAAAGACGATCTCGAGGAGCAGGGCGTCTCGGCGATCTTCGGTCCCGGCGCGTCGATGGAGGACACCATCGAATTCGTCCGCGAGAACGCCCCCGAGCGATGA
- the meaB gene encoding methylmalonyl Co-A mutase-associated GTPase MeaB, with protein MSDLLERLLDGDHRALARTITNIENRAPGYRDLVSGLYEHAGTAEVIGITGSPGAGKSTLVDKMAETYRDRGETVGVIAIDPSSPFTGGAVLGDRIRMASNVGDMDVFFRSMSARGSLGGVSIATADAVKALDAFGKDRIIVETVGAGQNEIDIVKTADTVCVLVQPGSGDDVQMLKAGILEIADVFVVNKADLDGADRTVQELREMLDLRGNAGSGRNDGHHASHGHHAEATESDAAAADGAALKQAEAEPGDEDGADAVWTPPIVEAVATRGEGVEAFLDAIDDHHAHLDSTGEAAAKARERYAEEIRTLLREDTAALLTEEIDARGGIDDLVDGVVAGETDPYGIADDVLDPVAACLRERREDE; from the coding sequence ATGAGCGACCTGCTCGAACGGCTGCTCGACGGCGACCACCGCGCGCTGGCGCGCACGATCACCAACATCGAAAATCGTGCGCCTGGCTACCGAGACCTCGTCTCGGGGCTCTACGAGCACGCCGGCACCGCCGAAGTGATCGGCATCACTGGAAGTCCCGGCGCGGGGAAGTCCACCCTCGTCGACAAGATGGCCGAGACGTACCGCGACCGCGGCGAAACCGTGGGTGTGATCGCCATCGATCCGTCCTCGCCCTTTACCGGTGGCGCGGTGCTCGGCGATCGCATCCGGATGGCCTCGAACGTGGGCGACATGGACGTGTTCTTCCGGTCGATGAGCGCACGGGGCAGCCTCGGCGGCGTCTCGATCGCGACCGCGGACGCGGTGAAGGCGCTCGACGCGTTCGGGAAGGACCGGATCATCGTCGAGACGGTGGGCGCAGGGCAAAACGAAATCGACATCGTGAAGACCGCCGACACGGTCTGCGTGCTGGTCCAACCGGGCAGCGGTGACGACGTCCAGATGCTTAAGGCCGGAATCTTGGAGATCGCGGACGTGTTCGTGGTGAACAAGGCCGATCTCGACGGGGCCGATAGAACGGTCCAAGAGCTTCGAGAGATGCTCGACTTGCGCGGGAACGCCGGTTCGGGCAGGAACGATGGCCACCACGCGAGCCACGGCCACCACGCCGAAGCGACCGAAAGCGACGCTGCTGCGGCTGACGGAGCCGCACTCAAGCAAGCCGAGGCCGAACCAGGCGACGAGGACGGAGCAGACGCCGTGTGGACGCCACCGATCGTCGAGGCGGTCGCCACCCGCGGCGAGGGCGTCGAGGCGTTCCTCGACGCGATCGATGACCACCACGCGCATCTCGATTCGACCGGCGAGGCCGCAGCGAAGGCCCGCGAGCGCTACGCCGAGGAGATTCGAACCTTACTGCGCGAGGACACCGCCGCACTCCTCACCGAGGAGATCGACGCTCGCGGCGGGATCGACGACCTCGTGGATGGCGTCGTTGCGGGCGAGACCGATCCGTACGGGATCGCCGACGACGTTCTCGATCCCGTCGCGGCGTGTCTCCGCGAGCGCCGCGAGGACGAATGA